A genomic segment from Blastococcus sp. PRF04-17 encodes:
- a CDS encoding VOC family protein has protein sequence MADAPARFKDLCLDARDHQTLADWWCVALGYVRRDEVEPPEDDWTRPSDWPVPIVDPSGAGPLMWIVPVPEPKIVKNRMHFDVIGDTNALLTLGATLIRPRDVDTTPNYAIEWDVLADPEGNEFCVFSPE, from the coding sequence ATGGCTGACGCACCGGCTCGGTTCAAGGACCTCTGCCTCGACGCCCGTGACCACCAGACGCTGGCCGACTGGTGGTGCGTCGCGCTGGGTTACGTGCGTCGCGACGAGGTGGAACCGCCGGAGGACGACTGGACCCGCCCGTCCGACTGGCCGGTGCCGATCGTCGACCCCTCGGGTGCCGGGCCGCTGATGTGGATCGTGCCGGTGCCCGAGCCGAAGATCGTCAAGAACCGGATGCACTTCGACGTCATCGGCGACACGAACGCCCTGCTCACGCTGGGTGCCACGCTCATCCGGCCCCGGGACGTCGACACCACGCCCAACTACGCCATCGAGTGGGACGTGCTCGCCGACCCCGAGGGCAACGAGTTCTGCGTCTTCTCGCCCGAGTGA
- a CDS encoding cold-shock protein, translating into MAQGTVKWFNAEKGFGFIAVDGGQDVFVHYSAIQMDGYKSLEEGQRVNFEVVQGAKGPQADSVTAA; encoded by the coding sequence GTGGCACAGGGCACCGTGAAGTGGTTCAACGCCGAGAAGGGCTTCGGCTTCATCGCCGTCGACGGCGGTCAGGACGTCTTCGTCCACTACTCGGCCATCCAGATGGACGGCTACAAGAGCCTCGAAGAGGGCCAGCGGGTCAACTTCGAGGTCGTGCAGGGCGCCAAGGGCCCCCAGGCGGACAGCGTCACCGCCGCCTGA
- a CDS encoding ABC transporter permease: MQPSGAVAGYSPSRTLRLSVELRRQFRRRRTIGVLALMIALPLILIGALQLGGSEEAAENSRINLVDVATASGLNFTLFVLFATTGFFLVVVYALFFGDTVASEAQWGSLRYTLATPVPRMRLLRQKWIAAFVLSVGALVVLTAVAVVAGGIAFGFGDIRTPVGVTLAQGEGMLRLGGMLAYLAVHLLVVGTLAFWFSTITDAPLAAVGGAVFTMFVFAILDQVEQLGAIRDWFPTAEEYAWTDLLQSPVDSGDLFRGVIQSLVYAAIFTALAFRHFARRDVTS; encoded by the coding sequence GTGCAGCCCAGCGGCGCGGTCGCCGGCTACTCGCCGAGCCGGACGCTGCGGCTGTCGGTGGAGCTGCGCCGCCAGTTCAGGCGACGGCGGACCATCGGCGTCCTCGCGCTGATGATCGCCCTGCCGCTGATCCTCATCGGCGCCCTCCAGCTGGGCGGCAGCGAGGAGGCCGCGGAGAACAGCCGGATCAACCTGGTCGACGTCGCCACCGCCAGCGGACTGAACTTCACGCTGTTCGTGCTGTTCGCGACCACCGGCTTCTTCCTCGTCGTGGTGTACGCGCTGTTCTTCGGGGACACCGTCGCCAGCGAGGCCCAGTGGGGGTCACTGCGGTACACGCTGGCGACCCCGGTGCCGCGCATGCGCCTGCTCCGGCAGAAGTGGATCGCCGCGTTCGTGCTGTCCGTGGGGGCGCTGGTCGTGCTCACCGCGGTCGCAGTGGTCGCCGGCGGCATCGCGTTCGGCTTCGGCGACATCCGAACCCCCGTCGGGGTCACGCTCGCCCAGGGCGAGGGGATGCTGCGCCTGGGCGGGATGCTCGCCTACCTCGCCGTCCACCTGCTCGTCGTGGGCACGCTGGCCTTCTGGTTCTCGACCATCACCGACGCGCCCTTGGCGGCGGTCGGTGGCGCGGTGTTCACGATGTTCGTCTTCGCGATCCTCGACCAGGTGGAGCAGCTGGGGGCGATCCGGGACTGGTTCCCCACCGCCGAGGAGTACGCCTGGACCGACCTGCTGCAGTCGCCGGTCGACTCGGGAGACCTGTTCCGCGGCGTGATCCAGTCGCTGGTCTACGCGGCGATCTTCACGGCCCTGGCCTTCCGTCACTTCGCCCGCCGCGACGTCACCTCGTAG
- a CDS encoding HAD family hydrolase has product MTARIVYTDLDGTMVGPRGSFWHTARRELTADPAAGLLALHRAEVPLVLVSGRTLEQVIEAGRIFAADGGIAELGATITWDVGRHTHRLTGELPAGYAGRTPMDVMAELGVVERLVAEHPGRLEWHAPWHVTHQTDALLRGRVDPLAVDAWLDAQGAGWLTLKDNGSIPATSRMTLDEDALPPRVYHLMPRGISKGAAIAWDLERRGIDPRDAVAIGDSVSDLDMAPAVGRLWITANGAHADGMADLLGAVPNAVVTDAPMGEGWAQAVLASL; this is encoded by the coding sequence GTGACCGCCCGCATCGTCTACACCGACCTCGACGGCACGATGGTCGGCCCGCGGGGGTCCTTCTGGCACACCGCCCGGAGGGAGCTGACCGCCGACCCGGCTGCCGGCCTGCTCGCCCTGCACCGCGCCGAGGTGCCGTTGGTGCTGGTCAGCGGCCGGACGCTCGAGCAGGTGATCGAGGCCGGACGCATCTTCGCGGCCGACGGGGGCATCGCCGAGCTCGGCGCGACCATCACCTGGGACGTCGGCCGGCACACCCACCGGCTGACCGGCGAGCTGCCCGCCGGGTACGCCGGGCGGACGCCGATGGACGTCATGGCCGAGCTGGGCGTCGTCGAGCGGCTCGTCGCCGAGCACCCCGGCCGGCTGGAGTGGCACGCCCCCTGGCACGTGACGCACCAGACCGACGCGCTGCTGCGCGGCCGGGTGGACCCCCTCGCCGTCGACGCGTGGCTCGACGCGCAGGGCGCCGGGTGGCTCACGCTCAAGGACAACGGGTCGATCCCGGCGACGTCCCGGATGACCCTGGACGAGGACGCGCTGCCGCCGCGCGTCTACCACCTGATGCCGCGCGGCATCTCCAAGGGCGCGGCGATCGCCTGGGACCTGGAGCGGCGGGGCATCGACCCGCGGGACGCCGTCGCGATCGGCGACAGCGTCAGCGATCTGGACATGGCGCCGGCGGTGGGCCGGCTCTGGATCACCGCGAACGGCGCGCACGCCGACGGCATGGCCGACCTGCTGGGCGCCGTCCCCAATGCCGTGGTGACCGACGCCCCCATGGGCGAGGGCTGGGCCCAGGCGGTGCTCGCCTCGCTCTAA
- a CDS encoding LytR C-terminal domain-containing protein, which produces MLKGLIAMTVVALGVLGVYTVVSPETEQVSAQTPAGGDASSRSVAPPSEPLPELEVAPLEVAEPTAVAPIRLPVTVLNSTDINGLAAKIAGAVTAGGWESPGVGAYTGGDIAASTVFFTEGDENQRQAALQLIEQFPQLQGPAPRFFELPAEVPAPGLVVVATGDWQP; this is translated from the coding sequence GTGCTCAAGGGCCTCATCGCGATGACCGTCGTCGCGCTGGGCGTCCTCGGCGTGTACACGGTCGTGTCGCCGGAGACCGAGCAGGTATCGGCGCAGACGCCGGCCGGCGGCGACGCGTCGTCGCGCAGCGTGGCGCCGCCCAGCGAGCCGCTGCCCGAGCTCGAGGTCGCGCCGCTGGAGGTCGCGGAGCCCACGGCGGTGGCCCCCATCCGGCTGCCCGTCACGGTGCTGAACTCCACCGACATCAACGGCCTGGCCGCAAAGATCGCGGGAGCCGTGACGGCCGGCGGCTGGGAGTCCCCGGGCGTGGGTGCCTACACCGGTGGGGACATCGCCGCGTCGACCGTCTTCTTCACCGAGGGCGACGAGAACCAGCGCCAGGCCGCGCTGCAGTTGATCGAGCAGTTCCCGCAGCTGCAGGGCCCGGCACCGCGGTTCTTCGAGCTGCCCGCGGAGGTGCCGGCGCCGGGCCTGGTCGTGGTCGCGACGGGCGACTGGCAGCCCTGA
- the rarD gene encoding EamA family transporter RarD — MDERRLGVLCGLAAYTLWGLFPLYFPLLKPAGGLEIVAHRVLWSLLFVGLLLTVVRRWSHVRALVTDRRRLLVLTGAAVLIAANWLVFVYGVNSGHVVETSLGYFINPLVSVLLGVVVFGERLRPLQWAAVGIAAVAVTVLTVDYGRPPWIALTLAATFGLYGLMKKIVRTEAAPGLFVETLLVAVPAAVVLGVLHGSGGGTFAREGAGHALLLLGSGVATAVPLLLFAAAARRIPLSTVGLLQYLTPLMQLALGVFVFDEPMPPARLAGFAIVWVALAVFTADMLRHARAANRRSAVEAVPAGL; from the coding sequence GTGGACGAGCGTCGCCTGGGAGTGCTCTGCGGCCTGGCGGCGTACACGCTGTGGGGACTGTTCCCGCTCTACTTCCCGCTCCTGAAGCCGGCCGGCGGCCTGGAGATCGTCGCCCACCGGGTGCTGTGGTCGCTGCTGTTCGTCGGACTGCTGCTGACCGTCGTCCGGCGCTGGTCGCACGTGCGGGCGCTGGTCACCGACCGCCGACGCCTGCTGGTGCTCACCGGCGCGGCCGTGCTCATCGCAGCCAACTGGCTGGTCTTCGTCTACGGCGTCAACTCCGGCCACGTCGTCGAGACGTCGCTCGGCTACTTCATCAACCCGCTGGTGAGCGTGCTGCTCGGCGTCGTCGTCTTCGGCGAGCGGCTGCGCCCGCTGCAGTGGGCCGCCGTCGGCATCGCGGCGGTGGCGGTGACCGTGCTCACCGTCGACTACGGGCGGCCGCCCTGGATCGCCCTCACGCTCGCGGCGACCTTCGGGTTGTACGGCCTGATGAAGAAGATCGTCCGGACCGAGGCGGCACCCGGCCTGTTCGTCGAGACGCTGCTCGTGGCGGTCCCGGCGGCCGTCGTCCTCGGGGTGCTGCACGGCAGCGGTGGCGGCACGTTCGCCCGCGAGGGCGCCGGGCACGCGCTGCTGCTGCTGGGGTCCGGCGTGGCGACCGCCGTCCCGTTGCTGCTGTTCGCGGCGGCCGCCCGCCGGATCCCGCTGTCGACCGTCGGCCTGCTGCAGTACCTCACCCCGCTCATGCAGCTGGCGCTCGGGGTGTTCGTGTTCGACGAGCCGATGCCGCCGGCCCGCCTGGCGGGGTTCGCCATCGTCTGGGTCGCCCTGGCGGTGTTCACCGCCGACATGCTGCGACACGCCCGGGCAGCCAATCGCCGGTCAGCAGTCGAGGCCGTTCCCGCCGGCCTCTGA
- a CDS encoding ABC transporter ATP-binding protein: MLGLLGPNGAGKTTSLRMLMGLIRPTEGRISIFGHAAGPGAPVLSRLGSFVEGTGLQPHLSGRDNLTLYWAATGRPAEDAHMEEALEVAGLGAAIDRPVRRYSQGMRQRVAIAQAMLGLPDLLVLDEPTNGLDPPQIHAMREVLRSYAATGRTVIVSSHLLSEIEQTCSHVVVMAKGQKIAQGTVEEIVGTGGAVLVGLADEAETDRAIEVLEGLPGVTAERTDEGLVADLDGYGRSAALQALVSAGIEVDQFTPRRRLEDAFLALVGES; the protein is encoded by the coding sequence GTGCTCGGCCTGCTCGGCCCCAACGGTGCCGGCAAGACGACGTCCCTGCGGATGCTCATGGGGCTGATCCGGCCGACCGAGGGACGGATCAGCATCTTCGGGCACGCGGCCGGGCCGGGGGCACCGGTCCTCTCCCGGCTCGGCTCGTTCGTCGAGGGCACCGGCCTGCAGCCGCACCTGTCCGGTCGCGACAACCTCACGCTCTACTGGGCGGCCACCGGCCGCCCGGCCGAGGACGCGCACATGGAGGAGGCCCTCGAGGTGGCCGGCCTCGGCGCGGCCATCGACCGGCCGGTGCGGCGCTACAGCCAGGGCATGCGCCAGCGGGTCGCGATCGCGCAGGCGATGCTGGGCCTGCCCGACCTGCTCGTCCTCGACGAGCCGACCAACGGGCTCGACCCGCCGCAGATCCACGCGATGCGGGAGGTGCTGCGGTCCTACGCCGCGACCGGCCGCACGGTGATCGTGTCCAGCCACCTGCTCAGCGAGATCGAGCAGACCTGCAGCCACGTCGTGGTCATGGCGAAGGGGCAGAAGATCGCCCAGGGCACCGTCGAGGAGATCGTCGGCACAGGTGGGGCCGTGCTGGTCGGGCTCGCCGACGAGGCCGAGACCGATCGGGCGATCGAGGTGCTCGAGGGGCTGCCCGGCGTCACCGCGGAGCGCACGGACGAGGGCCTGGTGGCCGACCTCGACGGCTACGGCCGGTCGGCGGCGCTGCAGGCGCTGGTGTCGGCCGGCATCGAGGTGGACCAGTTCACGCCGCGCCGGCGGCTCGAGGACGCCTTCCTGGCACTGGTGGGGGAGTCATGA
- the groL gene encoding chaperonin GroEL (60 kDa chaperone family; promotes refolding of misfolded polypeptides especially under stressful conditions; forms two stacked rings of heptamers to form a barrel-shaped 14mer; ends can be capped by GroES; misfolded proteins enter the barrel where they are refolded when GroES binds), which translates to MAKMIAFDEEARRGLERGMNTLADAVKVTLGPKGRNVVLEKKWGAPTITNDGVSIAKEIELEDPWEKIGAELVKEVAKKTDDVAGDGTTTATVLAQALVREGLRNVAAGANPMALKKGIEKAVESVSEYLLSTAKDVETKEQIAATASISAADPAIGELIAEAMDKVGKEGVITVEESNTFGLELELTEGMRFDKGHLSAYFVTDPERMETVLDDPYILVVNSKISSVKDLLPLLEKVMQSGKPLAIIAEDVEGEALATLVVNKIRGTFKSVAVKAPGFGDRRKAMLADIAILTGGQVISEEVGLKLENADLSLLGRARKFVTTKDETTIIEGAGDPDQIAGRVNQIRAEIEKSDSDYDREKLQERLAKLAGGVAVIKAGAATEVELKERKHRIEDAVRNAKAAVEEGIVAGGGVALAQATTVAFEKLELEGDEATGANIVRVALEAPLKQIAINAGLEGGVVAEKVRNSDTGTGLNAATGEYVDLVASGIIDPAKVTRSALQNAASIAALFLTTEAVIADKPEKNPPAMPGGDGGMGGMDF; encoded by the coding sequence ATGGCCAAGATGATCGCGTTCGACGAAGAGGCGCGCCGCGGCCTCGAGCGGGGCATGAACACCCTCGCCGACGCCGTCAAGGTGACCCTCGGCCCGAAGGGCCGCAACGTCGTACTCGAGAAGAAGTGGGGTGCCCCCACCATCACCAACGATGGTGTGAGCATCGCCAAGGAGATCGAGCTCGAGGACCCGTGGGAGAAGATCGGGGCCGAGCTGGTCAAGGAGGTCGCGAAGAAGACCGACGACGTCGCGGGTGACGGCACCACCACCGCCACCGTGCTGGCCCAGGCGCTCGTGCGCGAGGGTCTGCGCAACGTCGCCGCCGGCGCGAACCCGATGGCCCTGAAGAAGGGCATCGAGAAGGCCGTCGAGTCGGTCAGCGAGTACCTCCTCTCGACCGCCAAGGACGTCGAGACCAAGGAGCAGATCGCCGCCACCGCGTCGATCTCCGCCGCCGACCCCGCCATCGGCGAGCTCATCGCCGAGGCGATGGACAAGGTCGGCAAGGAAGGTGTCATCACCGTCGAGGAGAGCAACACCTTCGGCCTCGAGCTCGAGCTCACCGAGGGCATGCGCTTCGACAAGGGTCACCTGTCGGCGTACTTCGTGACCGACCCGGAGCGCATGGAGACCGTGCTCGACGACCCGTACATCCTGGTCGTCAACAGCAAGATCAGCTCCGTCAAGGACCTGCTGCCGCTGCTCGAGAAGGTCATGCAGTCGGGCAAGCCGCTGGCGATCATCGCCGAGGACGTCGAGGGCGAGGCCCTCGCGACCCTGGTGGTCAACAAGATCCGCGGCACCTTCAAGTCCGTCGCCGTCAAGGCCCCGGGCTTCGGCGACCGCCGCAAGGCCATGCTGGCCGACATCGCCATCCTCACCGGTGGCCAGGTCATCAGCGAGGAGGTCGGCCTCAAGCTGGAGAACGCCGACCTGTCCCTCCTCGGCCGTGCGCGCAAGTTCGTCACGACCAAGGACGAGACGACGATCATCGAGGGTGCGGGTGACCCCGACCAGATCGCCGGCCGGGTGAACCAGATCCGCGCCGAGATCGAGAAGTCGGACTCCGACTACGACCGCGAGAAGCTGCAGGAGCGCCTGGCCAAGCTGGCCGGTGGCGTCGCCGTCATCAAGGCCGGCGCCGCGACCGAGGTCGAGCTCAAGGAGCGCAAGCACCGCATCGAGGACGCCGTCCGCAACGCCAAGGCCGCCGTCGAGGAGGGCATCGTCGCCGGTGGTGGCGTCGCCCTCGCGCAGGCGACCACCGTCGCGTTCGAGAAGCTCGAGCTCGAGGGTGACGAGGCGACCGGTGCCAACATCGTGCGCGTCGCGCTCGAGGCGCCGCTGAAGCAGATCGCGATCAACGCCGGCCTCGAGGGTGGCGTCGTCGCGGAGAAGGTCCGCAACTCCGACACCGGGACCGGCCTCAACGCCGCCACCGGCGAGTACGTGGACCTGGTCGCCAGCGGGATCATCGACCCCGCCAAGGTGACCCGCTCGGCGCTGCAGAACGCCGCCTCCATCGCGGCGCTCTTCCTCACCACCGAGGCCGTCATCGCCGACAAGCCGGAGAAGAACCCGCCGGCCATGCCCGGCGGCGACGGCGGCATGGGCGGCATGGACTTCTGA
- a CDS encoding CBS domain-containing protein, protein MQISQLLRRKGREVATIDATETVRAALALLAEKGIGALVVSSDGRTVEGIVSERDVARGLHEHGAGLLAEPVSEVMTSQVHTCPPTASVHDLAQTMTDHRVRHVPVVEDGGLVGIVSIGDVVKARLDELEDERRALVDYIQTP, encoded by the coding sequence GTGCAGATCAGCCAGCTGCTCCGTCGGAAGGGCCGCGAGGTCGCCACCATCGACGCCACCGAGACGGTGCGCGCGGCGCTCGCGCTCCTGGCCGAGAAGGGGATCGGCGCCCTCGTCGTCTCCTCCGACGGGCGCACCGTCGAGGGGATCGTGTCCGAACGCGACGTCGCGCGCGGGCTGCACGAGCACGGCGCGGGGCTGCTGGCCGAACCGGTGTCCGAGGTCATGACGTCGCAGGTGCACACCTGTCCGCCCACGGCGAGCGTGCACGACCTGGCACAGACCATGACCGACCACCGGGTCCGGCACGTGCCCGTGGTCGAGGACGGTGGGCTGGTCGGGATCGTCTCGATCGGGGACGTCGTCAAGGCGCGCCTGGACGAGCTCGAGGACGAGCGCAGGGCGTTGGTCGACTACATCCAGACCCCGTAG
- a CDS encoding alpha/beta fold hydrolase — MRPRPRSGARLTLAALVTVLLPSGLLVLAPPAVAAADVAVEEARVPSGSGDDAVELDTSLYLPPGDGPAPAVVLAHGFGGSKESMADDARDLAGRGYVVLTYSARGFGASTGRIGLNDPRYEIADLSTLLDLLAERDEVQLDGDGDPRVGVAGGSYGGALALLGAAYDDRVDAIAPQITWNSLAAALFPSQTGTTDAGTVAATPQDVDAGVYKRLWAGLFFGVGSVPTGDSLLGSLGGSTGGEDGDDGTAGPDAGTARNGNGGGVDLDVSSLDPALVTEALTCGRFRADICAAYQVAAASGTLTPEIADVLDRSSPAGVLDRIDAPTLLVQGTRDSLFGLGQADANARGIAANGTPVKVVWFTGGHDSSASDRVTESLREQVAGWFDFHLRGEGEDPGTGFQFPAPTAVATGQFVQGGGNRVVVTDRYPGLDGDEPAERSAVALSGPTQPVVTPAGGTPAALTTVPGLGAVTTALGGATLEIPGQFAAFESRPLDAAVEVVGAPTVELAVSSPSGTATLFAKLYDVAPEGSTTLPAGLVAPLALTDLSTDPTQPTTVEVTLPGIVHRFEAGHTMRVVVSSTDQAFALPAESAVYSVALAGGASPTGPPTSPSRSSKAARRAPPDRRVGGSCSGCSPASAWSAGRPPCCGGAAASSSCRRSSPTARRSRCGSRASPRPTRTGSSPSAICPSRCDVARCSACSAPTVPARRRPCGCSWG; from the coding sequence GTGCGTCCCCGCCCGCGCTCCGGCGCCCGCCTGACGCTCGCTGCCCTGGTCACCGTGCTGCTCCCCAGCGGCCTGCTCGTGCTCGCCCCTCCCGCCGTCGCCGCCGCTGACGTCGCGGTGGAGGAGGCGCGGGTGCCCTCCGGCTCCGGCGACGACGCCGTCGAGCTGGACACCTCGCTCTACCTGCCGCCCGGCGACGGCCCGGCGCCCGCGGTGGTGCTCGCGCACGGCTTCGGCGGCAGCAAGGAGTCGATGGCCGACGACGCCCGCGATCTCGCCGGGCGCGGCTACGTCGTCCTGACCTACTCGGCGCGCGGATTCGGCGCGAGCACCGGTCGGATCGGCCTGAACGACCCCCGGTACGAGATCGCCGACCTGTCCACCCTCCTCGACCTGCTCGCCGAGCGGGACGAGGTCCAGCTCGACGGCGACGGGGACCCCAGGGTGGGCGTGGCCGGCGGCTCCTACGGCGGCGCGCTCGCCTTGCTCGGGGCTGCCTACGACGACCGGGTCGACGCGATCGCGCCGCAGATCACATGGAACTCCCTGGCCGCCGCGCTCTTCCCCTCCCAGACCGGCACGACGGACGCCGGGACCGTCGCCGCCACCCCGCAGGACGTCGACGCCGGCGTCTACAAGCGGCTGTGGGCGGGGCTGTTCTTCGGCGTCGGCTCCGTGCCCACCGGCGACAGCCTCCTCGGCTCGCTGGGCGGTTCCACCGGTGGCGAGGACGGTGACGACGGTACGGCCGGGCCCGACGCGGGGACGGCGCGCAACGGCAACGGCGGAGGTGTCGACCTCGACGTGTCCTCCCTGGACCCCGCCCTGGTGACCGAGGCGCTGACCTGCGGCCGCTTCCGTGCCGACATCTGCGCGGCCTACCAGGTCGCCGCCGCGAGCGGCACGCTCACGCCCGAGATCGCCGACGTGCTCGACCGCAGCAGCCCGGCCGGCGTCCTCGACCGGATCGACGCGCCCACCCTGCTGGTCCAGGGGACGCGGGACTCGCTGTTCGGCCTGGGACAGGCCGACGCCAACGCGCGCGGCATCGCCGCGAACGGCACCCCGGTCAAGGTCGTCTGGTTCACCGGCGGGCACGACTCGTCCGCTTCGGACCGCGTGACCGAGAGCCTGCGCGAGCAGGTCGCCGGCTGGTTCGACTTCCACCTGCGCGGCGAGGGGGAGGACCCGGGCACCGGCTTCCAGTTCCCCGCGCCCACCGCCGTCGCGACCGGGCAGTTCGTCCAGGGCGGCGGCAACCGGGTCGTCGTCACCGACCGCTACCCCGGCCTGGACGGCGACGAGCCGGCCGAGCGCAGTGCCGTCGCGCTGTCCGGACCCACGCAGCCCGTCGTGACCCCCGCCGGTGGGACGCCGGCCGCCCTGACGACCGTGCCCGGGCTGGGCGCGGTGACCACGGCGCTGGGCGGCGCCACGCTGGAGATCCCCGGTCAGTTCGCCGCCTTCGAGAGCCGGCCGCTGGACGCCGCCGTCGAGGTCGTGGGTGCACCCACCGTCGAGCTCGCGGTCTCCTCGCCCAGCGGCACCGCCACGCTGTTCGCCAAGCTCTACGACGTCGCCCCGGAGGGTTCGACGACGCTGCCCGCAGGGCTGGTGGCCCCGCTGGCGCTGACCGACCTGTCGACCGACCCCACCCAGCCGACGACGGTCGAGGTGACGCTCCCGGGGATCGTGCACCGCTTCGAGGCGGGCCACACGATGCGGGTCGTCGTCTCCTCCACCGACCAGGCCTTCGCCCTGCCCGCCGAGTCGGCCGTCTACTCCGTCGCGCTCGCCGGGGGAGCCTCGCCGACGGGTCCGCCGACCTCGCCGTCCCGCTCGTCGAAGGCCGCACGGAGAGCGCCGCCGGATCGGCGCGTTGGTGGGTCCTGCTCGGGGTGCTCGCCGGCCTCGGCCTGGTCGGCTGGGCGGCCGCCGTGCTGTGGGGGCGCCGCCGCCAGCAGCAGCTGTCGGCGGTCGAGCCCGACGGCGAGGAGGTCCCGCTGCGGTTCGAGGGCGTCACCAAGGCCTACAAGGACGGGTTCGTCGCCGTCCGCGATCTGTCCTTCGAGGTGCGACGTGGCCAGGTGCTCGGCCTGCTCGGCCCCAACGGTGCCGGCAAGACGACGTCCCTGCGGATGCTCATGGGGCTGA
- a CDS encoding DUF3263 domain-containing protein, translating to MTENLPSAVSPPRVDGSGGASAQVGGPGLSRREHEMLAFERQWWRQAGAKETAIRDRFGVTPTRYYQVLNALVDRPDALAQDPLLVRRLRRVRLARQRTRIPQGPVQ from the coding sequence ATGACCGAGAACCTGCCCTCCGCGGTCTCCCCACCGCGGGTCGATGGGTCCGGGGGCGCGTCCGCGCAGGTCGGAGGCCCGGGGCTGTCCCGGCGGGAGCACGAGATGCTCGCCTTCGAGCGCCAGTGGTGGCGTCAGGCAGGGGCCAAGGAGACGGCGATCCGCGACCGGTTCGGCGTCACGCCCACCCGCTACTACCAGGTGCTCAATGCCCTGGTCGACCGGCCCGACGCCCTCGCGCAGGACCCGTTGCTGGTCCGGCGGCTGCGCCGGGTACGACTCGCGCGGCAGCGAACTCGCATCCCCCAGGGTCCTGTGCAATGA
- the thrC gene encoding threonine synthase — translation MTLTAPGSVQADSSAGGPIPPCPARGLVCRNCGATFGLIAEHACAECFGPLEVDYDPEIMRGVTREQIEAGPQNIWRYAGLLPVGQDPADRVSLDPGLTPLVRADRLAAELGLTGGLWVKDDSANPTHSFKDRVVSLAATAAKGLGYKKIAAASTGNLANSVAAHAARAGLPSFVFIPSDLEPGKVVQSAVYGQTLVAVDGSYDDVNRLTSELADTDEFEDTAFVNQNVRPYYAEGSKTMGYEIAEQLGWRIPAQVVIPMASGSLLTKVDKAFRELTAAGIVEATEWTIFGAQSAGCDPIATAFEQGWDVVKPVKPTGIAKSLNIGNPADGPYALDAIRRTGGWVGRVGDEEIVAGIRDLARTTGVFAETAGGVTVAVLRQLVEDGRLDPSRETVVLNTGEGLKTLDPLLPVVGPTHTVEPSLKSVRAAGLIE, via the coding sequence ATGACTCTGACCGCTCCGGGCTCCGTCCAGGCAGATTCGTCCGCCGGGGGCCCGATCCCCCCGTGTCCCGCCCGCGGCCTGGTGTGCCGCAACTGCGGGGCCACCTTCGGGCTGATCGCCGAGCACGCCTGCGCCGAGTGCTTCGGCCCGCTCGAGGTCGACTACGACCCCGAGATCATGCGCGGGGTCACCCGCGAGCAGATCGAGGCCGGGCCGCAGAACATCTGGCGCTACGCCGGACTGCTGCCCGTCGGCCAGGACCCGGCCGACCGCGTGTCGCTGGACCCCGGCCTGACGCCGCTCGTGCGCGCCGACCGGCTGGCCGCCGAGCTCGGCCTCACCGGGGGGCTGTGGGTGAAGGACGACTCGGCCAACCCGACCCACTCCTTCAAGGACCGCGTCGTGTCGCTGGCCGCCACCGCCGCCAAGGGGCTCGGCTACAAGAAGATCGCCGCCGCCTCGACCGGCAACCTGGCCAACTCGGTGGCCGCGCACGCCGCCCGCGCCGGCCTGCCGTCGTTCGTCTTCATCCCGAGCGACCTCGAGCCCGGCAAGGTCGTGCAGTCGGCGGTCTACGGCCAGACGCTGGTCGCCGTCGACGGCTCCTACGACGACGTCAACCGGCTGACCAGCGAGCTCGCCGACACCGACGAGTTCGAGGACACCGCCTTCGTCAACCAGAACGTCCGGCCCTACTACGCCGAGGGCTCCAAGACGATGGGCTACGAGATCGCCGAGCAGCTCGGCTGGCGGATCCCGGCGCAGGTGGTCATCCCGATGGCGTCGGGCTCGCTGCTGACCAAGGTCGACAAGGCGTTCCGCGAGCTGACCGCCGCGGGCATCGTCGAGGCCACGGAGTGGACGATCTTCGGCGCGCAGTCGGCCGGGTGCGACCCGATCGCCACGGCCTTCGAGCAGGGCTGGGACGTCGTCAAGCCGGTCAAGCCGACCGGCATCGCCAAGTCGCTGAACATCGGCAACCCGGCCGACGGCCCGTACGCGCTCGATGCGATCCGCCGCACCGGGGGGTGGGTCGGGCGCGTCGGCGACGAGGAGATCGTGGCCGGCATCCGCGACCTCGCCCGGACCACCGGCGTCTTCGCCGAGACCGCCGGTGGCGTCACGGTGGCGGTGCTCCGGCAGCTCGTGGAGGACGGCCGGCTCGATCCCTCGCGCGAGACCGTCGTCCTCAACACCGGCGAGGGGCTGAAGACCCTCGACCCCCTGCTGCCGGTCGTCGGGCCGACCCACACGGTCGAGCCGTCGCTGAAGTCGGTACGGGCGGCAGGGCTCATCGAGTGA